The DNA window TTTAAAGCAGCTTTAATCCCCAGGTGCCAGGCTCACATATTACACCCAGTGGAAATCTTGCCCTAAGACACTTCATTGTTTTGACCTGGTTACTCCCTCTCTTTGTCCCTCTGCACGTGTGGTGCTTGCTGGAGCACTGGCACACTTGTCTTCCACTGTACAGTGAAGGTGAGTGCCTACATTGGTAGGGAAATCAAAGGAACTAAAGGTGAGGTGAGTTCACGGTGCCAGACTAATGCTAGAACAGTTATCCTGCAAAGAAGGCAGAGGACAATAAATGTCCCTGTCATGTCccactggctgcttccaggacaggGTGCGCTGTGCCATATGGGCCTCAAAACTCTCACTTGAGCACTTATTAGCAAACCCCGCCCCCATTTGCGCAACAAGACCCTTCTAACGCAGGTGATGCACGCGAGCGTGCACTGCCCCCACGTCCGCGCCAAAGCTCTAACTGAGGAGCCgggtgctccccccaccccgtccctCCGGGTAGCCCTCCTTGTCCGTCCGCCCACAGGCACCAGTAGCTTATGCCTCGCACCCAGCCACCACCCCCGCTGCATCCATACCCAGAGGCGGGGCGAGGCGGGGcaagcaacccccaccccccggccgcgTCCCTCTCCAGGGCCCGGCGCTCACCGCACGGTCCGGATCACGAAATAGACGATGAGGGCGGCGCTGGCCAGCACGAGCACGGCCAGGGCGCGCTGGGTCATGGGCTGGGTGCGCTGGGGCGGCACGGACACGGCCGccaggctgccgctgctgctgctgctgccattgctgctccCCGTCGCCTCCCCGGGCGTGCTGCTGCCGGGCGGGAGCGGCGAGCGATCCGGCTGCTGTCGGAGCGCCGCGGCAGCCGCCCCGCACAGCGCGCCCACCAGCAGCCGGGTCAAGAGCCAGCGCAGCGGCGGCCGCATCGCGCCGCCTCCCGCCGAAGCCGCCGCGGCCTAGGCACGGCCGGGCCCTGCTGCGGCGGCAGAGGAAGCGGAAGTTCCCATCTCCGGCAGGGCGGCCGCTGCCACGGACGCTCCACGGTCGCCGCTGTTGCTATCAGGTGACCCAGGCGGGGAGCTCCAGGCCGAGGCACGAATCCGCGCATGCGCTCTGCAAGCTCCGGAGGAGCGCGCGCGTGGCGTGAGCTATGTCGCGCCCAGCTGGGCTGAAAGCAGCTGCTTCGTGGGTGCCGGGATAAGAgcgtgaacaaaaaaaaaaaaaaaaaaggcgggggggggggggggttggtgtAAGGTGGTTCGGCCGGGCCGCTTGTCTTTGGTTCCTGCTACCTCCCCAACTTGCACCAGCCACCACTTGTTTTTCTCCTACCCTCATTCACTTTCActgagctggagcagggggtgcAGACTCCAGGTATTAGCCCAATATTTGGATTTATTGCATCCCAGTATTTCTCTGCTTATAACTTGATTGTTAATTTTAGTGCCCAAATTGCCTGGGTATTAAGGGGTTGTCGGTGACCTGCAGAAGACTCTCCCCCCAGCAGGTTTATCGTGCCACCCCTTGAAAAGACACAGATAAAGGCCTCTGCTCAAAAGATAGTCATGCAGTCAGTagttctttaaaaacaaagtattgAGAGAAAtgtaagaaaggaaaagaaaattacaacgtATAATAGATAGTAAGGATTGGATTGTATTATTGATGATACAATTGAATGGCACAAAAGACTACATAGACTGTAAGACatacaggctgcatctatactacagtccccttttggaaggggaatacaaatgaggccgatcagaaatgcaaatgaggtgctaatttacatatAACATGCCTCATTTTTATAATGAtggccacttgctgttccagaaatgctgttttctggggggggggaggggaacaagCAGAGTAGACAGGGATAATTTGAAAACCATCCCTGTTgccgaaagcacccttcttcctcatattttttccaggcataaggggcttgTTTTCtggtgtgaatatgcaaatgagctgtgcaACTATGCAAATAAATAACTCTTTGCATTTTCGAGAGCCCCCCCCCCATTGTATCAAGCTGCTGGCATTGTGGAtcagtgtacacacagccccaTTGTTTAGGAAAGATTGGGTTTATGCATTGCTTGCCAAACATTAAGAGCATAAATCTAACACATTCAGAATTCTTTGTACATATACAATACATACATCATGCTAATCATATTAATGCTCAGTGAACTGTTAGTTTTCTAGTAATGTATTTCACCTTTTGTATTTATATCCATGTGCTAGGTAGAGTGAGCATGTCAGGCTTGTCATGAATTTCAGACACATACTAGTGAACCATGAATGGGCCTCTGTGTCCCGTAAGCACTGTCTGGAGTATTATTAAATTTATGGAGTAACATGACCAAAGATATTGTTGTTTACATCTGAGGTGGCAGAAGGATAACAACTGGGAAGGAAGAACTAATATTTTAAGTCTCACAAAAGAATTATGATTTGTAAGTACATTCTTCCTTGTGTGACTTGGGGTAGCCAAAAGTATTTTTAACTATCTTGTGAGTGACCAGCTAAAGTATAGTGGAGTTGCAATTCTGAatttaaggaagaaaactggagttTAGATAGAGGACTAAGATATCTAACATACCTTTTTCACTAACTTTAACTTGTTAATTGCACTTTAAGCTTCAGGAGAACTAGTGCCGAATAACTGGAATGGTCCTTGAACTTATACCTGACAAAGCTGGCAATGTTACAGTAAAGTAGGTTAATAATTGGAAAAACTGTTAAATGTATTTCTAACAAAATCATTGCAGTTTGATTTCTCCCCACCACTTCTGCCTACTATCCACCATGAACCGAACCATCTTGACATTTTTCACGTTCAGATATCTGGAGAGTACAGGAATGACAAATGGTCACAGTATATTTGAATGAGATTTAAGAAATGTACAAGTGAGTTTTTAATGTGTTGAAACACATTCCAAATTCCTTCTTTGCTGAAGTGAGATAAAACTGACTTAAAGCTGAAACGTGTGAATTAGCAGCAGGTCTGAGAGCTAACTTTGTAAGCTTTTTAGaaatactgatttattttttgggatcagacaaaagaaaataaagaatacAATAGTGACATTATGGAATTATTCTAGCACATAGTTTTTGAAAGGAATGTGTTCGGTTTATATTCTTCCCTTCCCTATATATGTATTGTACAACTCATCTTGCCCTAAATGGAAACAGAACTTTTCATATTTCTTTAGTCCAAAGAGTGAATGCCAGTAAAAGACCTTGAGATTTCTAAATTGTCTATTAAAATTAATATAACTTTCCAAACTTTCACCTTTGAGAAAAAccaaaattacttttttaattCTGCAAAAGAGTTCCTATAGAGTATTCGTAAGAACTAAGAAATTTGATTACAGATCATTATGGCTATGCTTGTatgcttctgttgggagaccactggtttcctgacagaagtctgctgttccgggagccttctgctgacttCCTGGTCAAGGGATGTGTCTGCAGAAAAGATTTTCCCTACATTTCAACCCATgtgaatgggccaaatgttggaaaagcctctcccaacaacactgtcggcaggagatactcaaatgcattgcacaatttgtgcATCTTTTGTTGATAATTcctggcaatctagacatagcctatgtgtctgTCAAAGATGTCTGGGCATGGGAATCTTTATTCAGGAATTGAAGTGATAAGGTGCAGCAAGGAACTTAAGAGCTCTGAAATAATGTATGTTCCAGCCCTTTTCTCCATATCTGCTAGTTTAACTACAAATTTGTTGAGTGCTTTTTTTGATATCAGCAGATACACTGGCCGCTAAGAGAGAGACATCTGTTCCTTCCTCTGCCCTGTCAGTCTGTGAAGCTGGACCCCTATGAAATCAACCATGACAGTGTGGCTCCCCATCCTTGTACATATTTTACCACCATCTATCCAAAGAGATGCATCGATAACCCATGAATATGAGTGGATAAAAATGAACCTAGTCTTGCCCATCTATTAAGATATTCAGAATCACTTGAGATATTGCCTTAAATCCAAGGTCTCTGAATCTCCAGACTGTCATCAAAACAGATGTGTAGAGGCTATGGGAAAATGAAAGAACAAAGGACAAAGCCCAATATGCAAATATAGAGAACATAGTCAAACCATGAAATGTCTAGCAAACAGTTGCCCTCGTAAGAACCTTCTTTGGAGGGACAACCGTAATTCTTATATGTCTGTAGAAGCCACACAGTGAACAGCAACCTCGGTGTCAGCCTTGAATTTGCTTTTCAAGTTACCCtatgaacagaaaagaaaagggaaGTCCTTGCAAAGTAGCTATGTAAAATTAGGAAGCATAGTACAGTAGAGGCACTCTTCTAATTGGTACTGCTACCCTCAATTAGGATTTGCAGATTCAGGGTCCCCCCATAGGAATATATATTTGTTTGTGAAACAACAGCACCAAATTCTACAGGTGTCTCATTCAAGTTTTAACCATAATTATTTATAATATGGCTCTATGTTGACATGACTTCAGGCATGTAATCTGCATTATGAGAATCCAGTATATATGACTGCattatacagtaaacactttcatatctagcagcaccgggactgggaagttgccagatattcaaatattttggacaaTAGAGATGTATACCTTGCagtgcataacattaaagaaatacaagattaagaaacaaaagattgtttagaaacaaacaaaatgtatgcagagtacttaatttgccaacaacagtagtattgtatactgtatacttgcactgtatttgctgtatttactttcattatactgcacttatggaaaacggaaataaaatatgattaaaatgctggtcATTTGAGAATTCtcaatgatagaatgccagatctgAACGACTTTACTGTATACCTGAGGACATTTTGCCAGAGCAATAAAGCTGTTTAAGTAACAGAAGGAAAGAAATGGTATATCTATTTTGTTTACATAATGGCTGTTTTGAAAAGACTACTTTAGATACAAAACATCATATCTTCTAAACTGTCTGCTATTACAGCAGTTGACCGTACTTCAGCCCCATTGTGATGTGAAATTATCAAAAGGCaacgagaagtcccatggcaccttatagacttaacacatctgaagaagtgggtctttgcccacaaaagcttatgctccaaaaatctgttagtctgtaaggtgccacaggccttctcgttgtttttgcagatacagactaacccatcTCATAATTGAAATTATCAATGACCCCATTCAGGATTCCGGTAGAAAATCTAGCATTCACAAGACTATGTAGAAAAGACTGTAGCATAAACAAATAGATGCCAATGAAAGTTACTTTTCACTATCAGCACCTTAGAAAACATTTctgcattttaaaagttaaaatgttTTGATTCTATACACACATACTGTACAGTATTCAGTTGAAGTAGCAAAGTATCTTCAATTGAATTATATTGTATGTAAAATTGCAGCTGCACACAACAATGAATCATAGCACATATGTTCTATCAGAAATTGAAAAACAAGATAATGTTAAATGTGCGAACTACAATACATACAGGGGTTAGTATATGGCTACTTTAATGGTATAGTCCTGCTATCACTACTGTGTTACATTAATACATTTAACTAATCCAAATGAATGTTGATTTAAATGTGTACATCCTCCCAGACACAATCATGCAGTTTGGGTGTGTGCTGCTAAACGGCTGTCGTCTTCCATTCAGATATGACTGCATTTTGGTAGTGGGTAGAGTGATCCCTTCTTCCATGTAATTGGCATGTCAAGTCCTTGAAGAAAATTGGGGGAACCTGATAGATGGCATGAActatgggccagatttttaagAATTCAGGGCTCAAACATCTAAAGTTGTTGAGGAGCCTAAGGATTTGGGGAGGAGCCTACTGGGATTTTTCAAACACACATAGGTCACTAATACTTACGAAAATCAATGAGAGTTAGGTgtctaggcacttttgaaaattccagaaGGTGCCTAAATACTTTGAAAATCTTCCCAAATGACTAaactatattatttttaaagtctgCAAAGCTACTGTCCGGGCTAGTGGTGTTATTACCATGTAAGGAaggcaaaataggaagaagaaaaTTGTATTTGCTagcagtaaaaaaaaatgttatagAGAAGGTGAAGTGAGGAGTCTTTTCTCAGCTTTAATATCTAAAATGGTCCATTGTTTGTCCTTAGAAGTTCTGGACCAGCTGCCTTCAAGCAATTGGTTCCACTAAGATTTTTAATGTCACATTATTGTGAGCATTATCTCTATTACAGTAGTGTCTGGCCAGGATAAACTTCCCACTATGCTCATCAAAAAGAAGTCATGGTCCTGTCCCACAGAGCTATTATAtcgctaagggtatgtcttctcAGCATTTTGGAATATGTCTCACAGCCTTTGTTGAATGAGGGCTGGCCTGGCTCATGCTAGTCCTCTAAAAATAGGCATTTTCACAGAATTTTGAACTTGTGGGTTGGACTCACCCACTTTCTAGCCATCCATTCTGGCTGTACACTTACTTTTTGAGAGCATTAGCACAAGTCTCATATGTATATATATCAACCTGAGCTAGggggcttacttcaaaatactaTGTAAACATCAAATAGACAAAGTCTGCTTCCAGTGCCTTTTATTGTAAGGAATTGTAATGTATTTAAGAGCACACCTgaatattttaaagtgtttttcaGATGAGCAGTTTTGGGAGATTTGTTCTTGTTAAATTGCAGCATTATCTACATTTTGCTTTTAGTCTTAAGTATCTGTATAGAGTTAACAATAATGTTGCTCTGTTACAGCAATTTTGTAGAATTGAGTTGCTCAATGCAGTCTACTTTTAATATAATGGCATACTGCTAGGCAAC is part of the Carettochelys insculpta isolate YL-2023 chromosome 5, ASM3395843v1, whole genome shotgun sequence genome and encodes:
- the FAM174A gene encoding membrane protein FAM174A isoform X1 is translated as MRPPLRWLLTRLLVGALCGAAAAALRQQPDRSPLPPGSSTPGEATGSSNGSSSSSGSLAAVSVPPQRTQPMTQRALAVLVLASAALIVYFVIRTVRLRKRNRKTRRYGVLDTNIENMELTPLEQDDDDDDTTLFDANHPRRINEEGMGTRTADMSV
- the FAM174A gene encoding membrane protein FAM174A isoform X2, with amino-acid sequence MRPPLRWLLTRLLVGALCGAAAAALRQQPDRSPLPPGSSTPGEATGSSNGSSSSSGSLAAVSVPPQRTQPMTQRALAVLVLASAALIVYFVIRTVRLRKRNRKTRRYGVLDTNIENMELTPLEQDDDDDDTTLFDANHPRR